The following proteins are encoded in a genomic region of Dokdonia donghaensis DSW-1:
- a CDS encoding membrane protein encodes MIKKLFIVAVLMMAVKGLAQEGATTSPYSFYGVGIQQFRGTVENKSMGGIQTYSDSLHLNLLNPASLGKLRYTTFTVGGNHNEVNAEDATTKEGSSKSTFDYLAIGFPISKKGGVSIGLMPYTAVGYKLDDSTDEVLNRFTGRGGLNRAFLSTGYTLAKGLTVGASMYYYFGNIQNEAVRSQEEAELGTRESNRSDFSGLAFELGAQYETMISDKLELRSSVKYVPSATIGTENEREVSTVLFNSLGLLQDVDVQEISVPDTDFDLPSSVTVGLGIGEKNKWFFGGEYTSQQTSSFSNRTFTPDNVSFEDATQMRVGGFYTPKYNSISSYWERMTYRAGFRYEETGLVVSNEDINEFGISFGVGLPTGRRISNLNLQFEVGQRGTTNANLIQENFINVGVSLSINDLWFVQSKFN; translated from the coding sequence ATGATTAAAAAACTTTTTATTGTAGCAGTGCTGATGATGGCCGTTAAAGGTCTTGCCCAAGAAGGAGCTACTACTTCTCCATATTCTTTTTACGGAGTGGGGATACAACAGTTTAGAGGAACCGTAGAAAATAAATCTATGGGAGGCATACAGACGTATAGCGATAGTTTGCACCTCAATTTATTAAACCCTGCATCACTAGGTAAACTACGTTACACCACTTTTACAGTAGGAGGTAACCATAACGAAGTAAATGCAGAAGATGCTACGACAAAGGAGGGTTCTTCAAAATCTACTTTTGATTATCTGGCTATAGGTTTTCCTATTTCGAAAAAAGGAGGGGTAAGCATAGGTCTTATGCCATATACGGCAGTAGGGTATAAGTTAGATGATAGTACAGATGAGGTGCTTAACCGCTTTACAGGTCGTGGTGGTCTTAACCGTGCATTTCTTTCTACAGGTTATACACTAGCAAAAGGACTTACGGTAGGAGCAAGTATGTACTACTACTTTGGAAATATTCAAAACGAAGCTGTAAGATCTCAAGAAGAAGCAGAGCTAGGTACTAGAGAGTCTAATAGAAGTGACTTTTCGGGATTAGCATTTGAGCTTGGGGCGCAGTATGAAACAATGATTAGTGATAAGCTTGAGCTTAGATCATCAGTAAAGTATGTTCCATCTGCTACTATAGGTACTGAAAATGAGAGAGAGGTTTCTACGGTTTTATTTAATAGTCTAGGTTTACTACAAGATGTAGATGTACAAGAAATAAGTGTTCCAGATACAGATTTTGATCTTCCTTCTTCAGTAACGGTAGGTCTTGGTATAGGAGAAAAAAATAAATGGTTCTTTGGAGGTGAGTACACAAGCCAGCAAACAAGTAGTTTTAGTAATAGAACCTTTACTCCAGATAATGTTTCCTTTGAAGATGCAACACAAATGAGAGTAGGAGGTTTTTATACGCCAAAATATAATTCTATCTCAAGTTACTGGGAGCGTATGACTTATCGTGCTGGATTTAGATATGAAGAGACGGGGCTTGTAGTGTCTAATGAAGATATAAATGAGTTTGGCATATCTTTTGGAGTTGGACTACCTACAGGACGAAGAATTAGTAATCTTAACTTACAATTTGAAGTAGGGCAGAGAGGAACGACAAACGCAAACCTTATACAAGAAAACTTTATAAACGTAGGCGTAAGTTTATCAATAAACGACTTATGGTTTGTCCAATCTAAATTTAATTAA
- a CDS encoding type III pantothenate kinase has translation MQLIIDVGNTRVKAAIYKGDALQAKHHFALQDFSEEVGEFTGLYPIKKAIISSVGRLTDEQARSVQLRFPTIVLSHNTALPFTNDYGTPKTLGVDRMALVAAFVKAHPHKNGLIIDAGTCITYDFITKDGSYKGGAISPGLRLRYETLNRLTANLPLLEKQMPGSIIGTSTEESIHSGVVQGTLLEIDGAINHYKEHYNVDTVIITGGDAEFLAKRLKNSIFAHSNFLLEGLNYILTYQND, from the coding sequence ATGCAACTTATAATTGATGTAGGGAATACTAGGGTTAAAGCCGCTATTTATAAAGGAGATGCCTTGCAAGCTAAGCATCACTTTGCGTTACAAGACTTTAGTGAGGAGGTAGGTGAGTTTACAGGTCTTTATCCTATTAAAAAAGCAATTATATCTTCTGTGGGGAGACTTACAGATGAGCAAGCTAGATCTGTGCAATTACGTTTTCCTACCATTGTACTCTCACACAATACAGCGCTTCCATTTACAAATGACTACGGTACACCAAAGACACTAGGTGTAGATAGAATGGCTCTTGTAGCAGCCTTTGTAAAAGCACACCCCCATAAAAATGGACTCATTATAGATGCAGGTACTTGTATTACCTATGATTTTATAACAAAAGATGGTTCTTATAAAGGTGGTGCAATCTCACCAGGATTGCGCTTGCGTTATGAGACACTTAATAGACTTACGGCAAATCTCCCGCTGTTAGAAAAACAAATGCCAGGTAGTATAATAGGTACTAGTACAGAAGAATCTATACACTCTGGAGTTGTGCAGGGCACTTTACTTGAAATAGATGGTGCAATAAATCATTACAAAGAGCATTATAATGTGGATACCGTAATAATAACGGGTGGTGATGCAGAATTCTTGGCAAAACGATTAAAAAATAGCATCTTTGCGCACTCAAATTTTTTGCTTGAGGGCCTCAATTATATCTTAACATATCAGAATGATTAA
- a CDS encoding zinc-dependent peptidase — protein sequence MIILFLLAGLALFVFMGYGLFTLSRKRTPDPFPPSWESLLSDEVLFYKELTPKKKEFFKRRMMAFLAEVNVEAVGFDLSDKDKVFVAASAVIPIFNFGDWHYNNLDTVLIYPDYFNANLEYHSEGEDRIIGGMVGTGQFENHMILSRKALHFGFNNKTDKGNTAIHEFVHLLDKMDGEVDGIPEQLLGKENIVPWLDMMHTEMEAINNDASDIRKYGGTSKIEFFAVAAEYFFERPDLFKRKHPELYKMLEVCFVTGY from the coding sequence ATGATCATACTTTTCCTTTTGGCTGGATTAGCCTTATTTGTTTTTATGGGTTACGGACTTTTTACGCTTTCGCGAAAGCGTACACCAGACCCTTTTCCGCCATCGTGGGAGTCTTTATTAAGTGATGAAGTGCTTTTTTACAAAGAACTCACGCCTAAAAAGAAGGAATTCTTTAAAAGAAGAATGATGGCCTTTCTTGCCGAAGTAAATGTAGAGGCTGTAGGTTTTGACCTGTCTGATAAGGATAAGGTGTTTGTTGCGGCAAGTGCGGTGATTCCTATTTTTAACTTTGGAGACTGGCATTACAATAACTTAGATACGGTGCTTATTTATCCAGATTATTTTAATGCAAATCTTGAGTATCACTCAGAGGGCGAAGATCGTATTATAGGTGGTATGGTAGGGACGGGGCAGTTTGAAAATCATATGATACTCTCCCGCAAGGCGCTTCATTTTGGGTTTAATAATAAGACAGATAAAGGAAATACAGCTATACACGAGTTTGTGCATTTACTAGATAAGATGGATGGTGAGGTAGATGGTATACCGGAGCAGTTACTAGGTAAAGAAAATATTGTCCCTTGGCTAGATATGATGCACACAGAGATGGAGGCCATAAATAATGATGCGTCTGATATAAGGAAATATGGAGGTACAAGTAAAATAGAGTTTTTTGCAGTGGCGGCAGAGTACTTTTTTGAGCGCCCAGATCTGTTTAAACGTAAACATCCAGAGTTGTACAAAATGCTTGAAGTTTGTTTTGTAACAGGTTATTAG
- a CDS encoding arsenosugar biosynthesis-associated peroxidase-like protein, whose amino-acid sequence MADQYYDPKDLRKFGKITEWSEELGTKFFDYYGKVFEEGALTAREKSLIALAVAHTEQCPYCIDAYTKDGLQKGITKEEMMEAVHVGAAIKSGATLVHGVMMMNKVNKLDG is encoded by the coding sequence ATGGCAGATCAATATTACGACCCAAAAGATTTAAGAAAATTCGGAAAAATCACAGAGTGGAGTGAAGAGTTAGGAACTAAGTTTTTTGACTACTACGGTAAAGTTTTTGAAGAAGGAGCACTCACCGCACGTGAGAAATCCCTCATCGCACTTGCCGTTGCCCACACAGAGCAGTGCCCATATTGCATAGACGCATATACTAAAGACGGCCTACAGAAAGGAATCACCAAGGAAGAGATGATGGAGGCTGTGCACGTAGGTGCCGCTATAAAAAGTGGTGCGACACTCGTACACGGCGTGATGATGATGAATAAAGTAAATAAACTAGACGGGTAG
- the arsS gene encoding arsenosugar biosynthesis radical SAM (seleno)protein ArsS (Some members of this family are selenoproteins.), with protein MSATKSLKKEGSELAQANKQIEILSNGIFKDELPTFAKKIKETNQLPLRPNKLEILQINVGYMCNQVCDHCHVDAGPDRKEIMTWETMEQCLEVIRNTGAHTLDLTGGAPEMNPHFRRFVEEASKAGIKDFIVRSNLTIIRANKKYYDLPDFFKKHNVHVISSMPHWTRGKTDKQRGDGVFDKSIKALQELNERGYGMPGSDLRLDLVYNPSGAFLPGDQASMEKDFKKALMEDFNIQFHNLFAITNLPIARFLDYLIASENYEDYMYQLVEAYNPAAVENVMCKNTISISWDGYLFDCDFNQMLELPVASSVKHIKDYNEDLLNDRNIMISQHCYGCTAGAGSSCQGTVA; from the coding sequence ATGTCAGCAACAAAATCACTGAAGAAAGAAGGTAGCGAACTTGCACAAGCAAACAAGCAGATAGAAATTTTATCTAATGGTATTTTCAAAGACGAACTACCTACGTTTGCTAAGAAAATAAAAGAGACCAACCAGCTACCATTACGCCCTAACAAACTAGAAATACTCCAAATAAACGTGGGGTATATGTGTAATCAAGTGTGTGATCACTGCCACGTAGATGCTGGCCCAGATCGCAAGGAGATTATGACTTGGGAGACTATGGAGCAATGTCTAGAAGTGATACGTAACACAGGAGCTCACACGCTAGATCTTACTGGTGGTGCACCAGAGATGAATCCGCATTTTAGACGTTTTGTAGAAGAAGCAAGTAAGGCTGGGATTAAAGACTTTATTGTGCGTTCTAACCTTACCATTATACGTGCCAATAAAAAGTACTACGATCTACCAGATTTCTTTAAAAAACACAATGTACACGTCATCTCATCTATGCCACACTGGACACGTGGTAAAACAGACAAGCAACGTGGTGATGGAGTTTTTGACAAGTCTATAAAAGCATTGCAAGAGCTCAACGAGCGTGGTTACGGTATGCCAGGAAGCGACTTAAGACTAGACCTAGTTTACAATCCATCTGGAGCTTTCTTACCGGGAGACCAAGCAAGTATGGAAAAAGATTTTAAAAAGGCACTTATGGAGGATTTTAATATCCAGTTTCATAACCTTTTTGCAATCACAAACTTACCTATTGCACGATTTTTAGACTACCTCATCGCATCAGAAAACTATGAGGATTATATGTATCAACTCGTAGAGGCATATAACCCTGCCGCGGTAGAGAATGTAATGTGTAAAAACACCATTTCAATAAGCTGGGATGGTTATTTATTTGATTGTGATTTTAATCAAATGCTAGAATTGCCAGTGGCGAGTAGTGTAAAGCACATAAAAGATTATAATGAAGATTTACTTAATGATCGTAACATTATGATCTCTCAGCACTGTTATGGTTGTACTGCAGGCGCAGGAAGTAGTTGTCAAGGAACCGTTGCTTAA
- a CDS encoding TIGR04282 family arsenosugar biosynthesis glycosyltransferase — MTLFKELNRQTIATARKTGLPYIIFSENEQVGNTFGERFTNALTAVFNGGYDQVITIGNDTPHLSAGHILLAQEKLKQSTLVIGPSIDGGCYLMGIKKNHFKPEQFKNLPWQSSKLGAIISDTLSRKRTNLYLLETLSDLDTFADLQQILKEASTISKRVLQLIQNIVNQGVSLDYHSTNRFFESLTKSHFNKGSPSLVHF, encoded by the coding sequence GTGACTTTATTTAAAGAGCTCAATAGGCAAACTATAGCTACGGCACGCAAGACAGGTCTTCCCTACATTATTTTTTCAGAAAATGAGCAGGTAGGAAACACCTTTGGCGAGCGTTTTACAAATGCGCTTACAGCAGTTTTTAATGGTGGTTATGACCAAGTTATAACCATAGGTAATGACACTCCGCACCTTTCGGCGGGACATATTCTTTTAGCACAAGAAAAGCTTAAACAATCTACGCTTGTTATTGGCCCAAGTATAGATGGTGGTTGTTATTTAATGGGAATTAAAAAAAACCATTTTAAGCCTGAGCAATTTAAAAACCTACCGTGGCAGTCTAGTAAACTGGGTGCAATTATTTCTGATACGCTTTCGCGAAAGCGTACAAACCTTTACCTCCTTGAGACCCTTTCAGATCTTGACACATTTGCAGATCTACAGCAGATTCTTAAAGAGGCCTCCACAATATCAAAGAGAGTATTACAACTTATACAAAACATAGTAAATCAAGGCGTTTCTCTTGATTACCACTCTACAAATCGATTCTTTGAGTCGCTCACTAAAAGTCACTTTAACAAAGGATCACCGTCATTAGTTCATTTTTAA
- a CDS encoding SusC/RagA family TonB-linked outer membrane protein produces MKSFYLSMLLLFTASLYAQTTITGTVTSAEDNTTIPFVNVLIEGTNQGTITDENGAYSITIPTDASVLKFSSLGYSSQLITVAGRTQIDVALSISQEGLDEVVVTALGVKRNTRELGYTVQTINAKDIDEVKSVNFLDNLSGKLAGVTITQGATGVGSSSRISIRGEASFSNNNPLFVVDGVPINNNTVFNFTNEAAAGFQEVDFGNGAMEVNPDDIASVSVLKGPSAAALYGTRASNGVIVIETKDGSKKKGLGISINSSIFFDSAFQLPDFQNEYGQGQGGVFEYVDGLGAGISDNITYSWGPRLDAGNLIPQFDSPVTLADGTIVRGGDTALYNGLAITPTEFRSNPDNLKDFYETGVTTINNVSVSSGFDKGDFRISFTDLRSESIIPGVNLDRQTIATKLNFKPTDKTKIKASISYVNSGSDNRPSNGYGSENVNYSLVAWGPRSLNIDSLRDYWQPGLEGVQQYSFNYTFFDNPFFILEENRNSFNRDRVFGNIALTQTLAKNLDLTIRTGMDYSSEKRQFLRNFSSNRFQNGGYAEHDVFYREINTDFLLNYDNKFGDFSLDVSLGGNRLSQVASTKQVQTTNLAQPGIFNLNNAASPIEAFQFESEKRINSFYGVAKLGYKNFLYLDVTGRNDWSSALATPFSADNTSFFYPSASLSFIGSNVWELPEAISYLQLRASVAQVGNDTNPFQTSGAFIAQTPFEGQPTFSAQNFIPNANLKPEQTTSYEIGTDIRFFRDRFNVDFTYYNALTKDQIISLPIAISSGFNQQVVNGGEVRTSGIEVIAGITPIVNENFRWNTTFNFSTNKSVVESLPQSDGRLTLAFSRIYDSANQTVFFQVEEGGEVGDIYGTGYLRNDDGDFIIDNNGRFIADNNLKKIGNYTADFNLGWNNDFHYKQWSASFLFDWRQGGDIVSRTRALGNVGGQLAETAFRPEEGIIAQGVVNTGTAANPNFVPNTTAVSAESYYRQFYDRNHEENNIYDASFLKLRQFSIGYSFKLKDGFIGLKEGVDVNLSLIGRNLFAITENPHFDPEQLAVQGQGFVSGVEDLSYATTRSFGFKAGFNF; encoded by the coding sequence ATGAAATCTTTTTATCTTAGTATGCTCTTGCTTTTTACAGCAAGTTTGTATGCTCAAACTACCATTACCGGAACCGTTACAAGCGCAGAAGATAACACTACAATACCATTTGTAAATGTCCTTATAGAAGGCACAAACCAAGGAACCATTACAGACGAAAATGGTGCTTACTCCATTACCATACCTACGGATGCATCCGTTTTAAAATTCTCTTCGCTCGGTTATAGCTCACAATTAATCACTGTAGCTGGCAGAACTCAAATAGACGTTGCACTAAGCATCTCCCAGGAGGGACTTGACGAAGTCGTTGTAACTGCTCTAGGTGTAAAACGTAACACAAGAGAACTAGGATATACAGTACAAACCATAAATGCAAAAGATATAGACGAGGTAAAGTCTGTAAACTTTCTGGACAACCTTTCTGGTAAGCTTGCGGGAGTTACCATCACACAAGGCGCAACAGGAGTAGGATCTTCATCACGCATAAGCATACGTGGGGAAGCTTCTTTTTCTAATAATAATCCGTTGTTTGTGGTAGATGGTGTACCTATTAATAACAACACTGTTTTTAACTTCACAAATGAAGCAGCCGCAGGTTTCCAAGAAGTAGATTTTGGGAACGGCGCAATGGAAGTAAATCCAGATGACATTGCTTCTGTTTCTGTACTTAAAGGTCCAAGTGCTGCTGCATTATACGGTACGCGTGCATCAAACGGAGTCATTGTTATTGAGACTAAAGATGGTAGCAAGAAAAAAGGATTAGGCATAAGTATTAACTCTTCTATCTTTTTTGACAGTGCTTTCCAACTTCCAGATTTTCAAAACGAGTACGGACAAGGACAAGGTGGAGTTTTTGAATATGTAGATGGTCTTGGAGCAGGAATCTCAGATAACATCACCTATTCTTGGGGACCGAGACTAGATGCTGGAAATTTAATTCCGCAATTTGATAGTCCGGTGACGCTTGCAGACGGGACGATTGTACGTGGTGGAGATACAGCTTTATACAATGGACTCGCCATCACTCCTACCGAATTTAGGTCAAACCCAGATAACCTAAAAGACTTTTATGAAACTGGTGTAACCACCATAAATAATGTATCTGTCTCTAGTGGATTTGATAAAGGTGATTTCCGTATATCGTTTACAGATCTACGTAGTGAGTCTATCATCCCTGGTGTAAACTTAGATAGACAAACCATCGCAACAAAACTCAATTTTAAGCCAACAGACAAAACTAAAATTAAGGCGAGCATTAGTTATGTAAATTCTGGTAGTGATAACCGCCCATCAAACGGATACGGAAGTGAGAATGTAAATTACTCACTCGTAGCCTGGGGACCTCGCTCTCTTAATATAGACAGCCTACGTGATTACTGGCAGCCAGGTCTAGAAGGCGTGCAGCAGTACTCTTTTAACTACACCTTCTTTGATAATCCGTTTTTTATTTTAGAAGAAAACAGAAACTCTTTTAATCGTGATCGCGTTTTTGGTAACATAGCCCTTACACAAACACTCGCCAAAAATCTTGACCTTACCATACGCACAGGGATGGACTACAGTAGTGAGAAACGACAGTTTTTAAGGAACTTTAGTTCTAACCGTTTCCAGAACGGTGGCTATGCAGAGCACGATGTTTTTTATCGTGAGATCAACACAGACTTCTTACTTAACTATGATAACAAGTTTGGCGACTTCTCGCTAGATGTTAGTCTTGGAGGTAATCGCTTATCACAAGTAGCTTCTACAAAACAGGTGCAAACTACAAATCTTGCACAACCAGGCATCTTTAACCTTAACAATGCCGCATCACCTATAGAAGCATTCCAATTTGAATCTGAAAAACGTATCAACTCTTTTTACGGAGTGGCAAAATTGGGCTACAAGAACTTTTTATATCTAGATGTTACTGGACGTAATGACTGGTCAAGCGCACTTGCAACACCTTTTAGCGCAGATAATACTTCTTTTTTCTATCCTTCGGCTAGTTTGAGTTTCATAGGATCTAACGTTTGGGAACTTCCAGAAGCGATAAGCTACTTGCAATTAAGAGCAAGTGTTGCTCAGGTGGGTAATGACACTAATCCTTTCCAAACTTCTGGAGCTTTTATCGCACAGACTCCTTTTGAAGGCCAGCCTACTTTTAGCGCACAAAACTTTATTCCTAATGCAAACCTTAAACCAGAGCAAACTACATCGTACGAGATAGGTACAGACATACGTTTCTTTAGAGACAGGTTTAATGTAGACTTCACGTACTACAACGCCCTGACCAAAGATCAGATTATTTCCTTACCTATTGCTATTTCCTCAGGCTTTAATCAGCAGGTGGTAAATGGTGGTGAGGTACGCACTTCGGGTATCGAGGTCATTGCGGGCATCACTCCTATCGTAAATGAAAACTTTAGATGGAACACGACCTTTAACTTCAGCACGAACAAATCTGTAGTTGAAAGTTTACCACAATCTGACGGTCGTCTTACCCTTGCCTTTAGCCGTATCTATGACAGCGCAAACCAGACCGTATTTTTCCAAGTAGAAGAAGGCGGGGAAGTTGGCGATATTTATGGAACAGGCTACCTACGTAATGACGATGGTGATTTTATCATTGATAACAACGGTCGCTTTATTGCAGATAACAACCTCAAGAAAATAGGAAACTACACCGCAGATTTTAACTTGGGATGGAACAATGATTTCCATTACAAGCAATGGAGTGCTTCTTTCTTATTTGACTGGCGTCAAGGTGGAGATATTGTCTCAAGAACACGAGCACTAGGTAATGTAGGAGGCCAACTAGCAGAAACAGCTTTTCGCCCAGAAGAGGGAATTATTGCGCAAGGAGTTGTAAACACAGGTACTGCAGCAAATCCAAATTTTGTTCCAAACACCACGGCAGTTTCGGCAGAGAGTTACTACCGTCAGTTTTATGACCGTAACCACGAAGAAAACAACATTTATGACGCCTCGTTCTTAAAACTTCGTCAGTTTTCTATAGGATATTCTTTCAAGCTTAAAGACGGATTTATCGGTCTTAAAGAAGGTGTAGACGTAAACCTATCACTCATAGGACGTAATCTTTTTGCTATCACGGAAAACCCACATTTTGACCCTGAGCAACTTGCAGTACAAGGACAAGG